From the Luteolibacter sp. Y139 genome, one window contains:
- a CDS encoding OmpA family protein: MTKLGKIVFTLVVLLLAGFAVMRILGKKDETPNHAGPHADTKEMVAPDGDSSIAAAFDFIAPGKAPQLPSPRPYTPADNTIAINLSEYAGYAGLIEANGGLEPNDSSWFAKNGSFKLKITLSEEDSWADLQDGKFAATATTVDVLSNYGRQWQCVVPAQVSWSRGADGIIVKKDIKKVNDLKGKTIATAPFSESEFFIRYLAQEAGLAVTRLDGPEQTRNPEAVNLVFLEDAFKAGDAFLSDLKAGGHQLDGCVTWAPKTTEVVEASEGGARQLIDNRNLLVIADILVFNKGFAQARPEVVQKIVEGMLLHNDRIRANPEPHLKSIADAFKQFKWTPEDARTELAKVHLSNLPENLAFFRGAIDEAGSFASVFQTANLAYGAELQPSPVAASFFADVKPLEAIAAGGTLSAQVASIQPIKTSDQAPIEQDPLLTRDIRFYFLPNSAQLDMGNKENSDFLSNVNHLLGVSPGSMILMRGHVDDAQKENFRQQGGEALVRKMALKAMELSTQRAEEVKKRLLEKYPTIKADRLEVIGRGWEEPAGKNSDLNRRVEVQWFTVE; the protein is encoded by the coding sequence ATGACCAAGCTCGGAAAGATCGTCTTCACTCTCGTGGTCCTGCTCCTCGCCGGATTCGCTGTGATGCGGATCCTGGGGAAGAAGGATGAAACGCCTAACCACGCGGGTCCCCACGCGGACACCAAGGAAATGGTCGCACCGGACGGAGATAGTAGCATCGCCGCCGCCTTCGACTTCATCGCGCCGGGGAAGGCTCCGCAATTGCCATCGCCGCGTCCCTACACGCCGGCGGATAACACGATCGCGATCAACCTCTCCGAGTACGCGGGCTACGCGGGCCTGATCGAGGCCAATGGCGGGCTGGAGCCGAATGACAGCTCGTGGTTCGCCAAGAATGGCAGCTTCAAGCTGAAGATCACCCTCAGCGAGGAGGACTCGTGGGCGGACCTGCAGGACGGCAAGTTCGCCGCGACGGCCACCACCGTGGACGTGCTCTCGAACTACGGCCGCCAGTGGCAGTGCGTGGTGCCCGCGCAGGTCTCCTGGTCGCGCGGTGCCGACGGCATCATCGTCAAGAAGGACATCAAGAAGGTGAACGACCTCAAGGGGAAGACCATCGCCACCGCGCCTTTCAGCGAGTCGGAGTTTTTCATCCGCTACCTTGCCCAGGAGGCGGGCCTGGCAGTCACCCGCCTTGATGGCCCAGAGCAGACGCGCAATCCAGAGGCCGTGAATCTCGTCTTCCTTGAGGATGCCTTCAAGGCCGGTGATGCGTTCCTTTCCGATCTGAAGGCTGGCGGTCATCAGCTCGATGGCTGCGTGACCTGGGCCCCGAAGACCACCGAAGTGGTCGAGGCTTCGGAAGGCGGCGCGCGCCAGCTGATCGACAACCGCAACCTGCTCGTCATCGCGGACATCCTCGTCTTCAACAAGGGCTTCGCGCAGGCCAGGCCGGAGGTGGTCCAGAAGATCGTGGAAGGGATGCTGCTGCACAATGACCGCATCCGCGCCAATCCCGAGCCGCATCTGAAGAGCATCGCGGATGCCTTCAAGCAGTTCAAGTGGACGCCGGAAGATGCCCGCACGGAGCTTGCGAAGGTCCACCTTTCCAATCTGCCGGAGAACCTCGCCTTCTTCCGCGGGGCGATCGATGAGGCGGGGTCGTTTGCTTCCGTTTTCCAGACGGCGAACCTTGCATATGGTGCGGAGCTTCAGCCGTCGCCCGTGGCCGCGTCGTTCTTCGCGGACGTCAAGCCGCTCGAGGCCATCGCTGCAGGTGGCACGCTGTCGGCGCAGGTTGCCTCGATCCAGCCGATCAAGACCAGCGATCAGGCGCCGATCGAGCAGGACCCGCTGCTGACCCGCGACATCCGCTTCTATTTCCTGCCGAATAGCGCCCAGCTCGACATGGGCAACAAGGAGAACAGCGACTTCCTCTCCAATGTGAATCACCTGCTCGGCGTCTCGCCCGGCTCGATGATCCTGATGCGCGGCCACGTGGACGATGCGCAGAAGGAAAACTTCCGCCAACAGGGCGGTGAAGCACTGGTCCGCAAGATGGCGCTCAAGGCAATGGAACTCTCCACCCAACGCGCCGAGGAAGTGAAGAAGCGCCTGCTGGAGAAGTATCCCACGATTAAGGCCGACCGCCTCGAAGTCATCGGCCGCGGCTGGGAGGAACCGGCTGGCAAGAACTCGGATCTGAATCGCCGGGTGGAGGTGCAGTGGTTTACCGTTGAATGA
- a CDS encoding outer membrane protein assembly factor BamB family protein yields MPFGGAAALRATYELWPKLESPPLGVSTSLQAMEDRVYLGICRHVLCVHKRTGREIWRAELKRTQLVTVMVADDIILAHAGGSLFGLRMEDGAILWRNDLPGLGYGYCTLATDGSASSGAAAASQQAQQAQVAAMAAATAASTAAASS; encoded by the coding sequence TTGCCGTTCGGTGGTGCGGCAGCTCTCCGGGCTACTTACGAACTATGGCCCAAACTGGAATCGCCACCGCTCGGCGTTTCGACTAGTCTGCAAGCCATGGAGGATCGTGTTTACCTCGGAATCTGCCGTCATGTTCTTTGCGTCCACAAGCGCACGGGCCGGGAAATCTGGCGTGCGGAATTGAAGCGCACCCAGCTCGTCACGGTGATGGTTGCGGACGATATCATCTTGGCCCACGCTGGCGGCTCGCTCTTCGGCCTTCGTATGGAAGACGGTGCCATCCTCTGGCGGAACGATCTTCCGGGCCTTGGCTATGGCTATTGCACCTTGGCCACGGACGGATCGGCATCGTCTGGTGCTGCCGCCGCATCCCAGCAGGCCCAACAAGCCCAGGTCGCGGCCATGGCAGCGGCAACTGCTGCGAGCACGGCTGCAGCCTCATCCTGA
- a CDS encoding DUF4291 domain-containing protein, producing the protein MPSKHEIRANYDGESIVVYQGYSSAIADPALKAGRFVEPFSFGRMTWIKPSFLWLMHRSNWGNKSGQERTLAVTISRKGWEEALSKAVLTSYEPKAHRSRDDWHRQFEDAVVHVQWDPERTLRGAGLEYFSIQVGISRHLIRTLVDEWILKIEDLTPAVTKIHDLLRRGKADEAKRHLPAERIYPLPAPIGRHLLM; encoded by the coding sequence ATGCCTTCCAAACACGAAATCCGCGCCAACTACGACGGCGAAAGCATCGTCGTCTATCAGGGCTATTCCTCGGCCATCGCCGATCCCGCACTGAAGGCCGGACGCTTCGTCGAGCCGTTTTCGTTTGGCCGGATGACGTGGATCAAGCCGTCGTTCCTGTGGCTCATGCACCGGAGCAATTGGGGCAACAAGAGCGGCCAGGAAAGAACCCTGGCCGTGACGATTTCCCGCAAGGGTTGGGAGGAAGCCCTCAGCAAGGCGGTCCTTACTTCCTACGAACCGAAGGCCCACCGGTCACGGGATGACTGGCATCGTCAATTCGAGGATGCCGTGGTTCACGTGCAATGGGATCCCGAGCGCACGCTGCGAGGCGCAGGGCTGGAATACTTCAGCATCCAGGTGGGGATCAGTCGCCATCTGATTCGCACGTTGGTCGACGAATGGATTCTCAAGATCGAAGACCTCACACCCGCCGTGACCAAAATCCACGATCTGCTCCGCAGGGGGAAAGCGGATGAAGCCAAGCGCCACCTTCCCGCCGAACGGATTTATCCTCTCCCGGCTCCCATCGGCCGCCACCTCCTCATGTGA
- a CDS encoding MDR family MFS transporter, which yields MNPTPIATPHHTTLWQDLRALPGQYWILFSGTLVNRFGHFVIPFLAIYLRQQGHNAGTTGLVMAAYGAGALVAGAIGGYLADRIGRKPTMLISCAGAAIFMLLLSQAHGVPALVGTTFMTGLLTAMYGPAAGALIADLVPPALRVRAFSCQRLAINFGFAAGMATAGFMAKQSFMALFIADAATTIILGLTVLFGLKPRPASAAAAKLGWSHALQHMKGNVPFQLATIASLLIGIVFWQMSSSYGLQATEGAGLDERAYGLLMALNGILIVFLELPLTSFTRRFAPVRIMATGYAIIGLGMGMNALGASLPLLVSSMIIFTLGEMIALPVGNSYIAGLAPDEMRGRYQGVSSISWSSATMIGPSLGITLWQFSPAILWVGVLVASTVAAFLMLATRRYVPEG from the coding sequence ATGAACCCGACGCCGATAGCCACGCCCCACCACACCACGCTGTGGCAAGACCTGCGCGCCTTGCCCGGCCAGTACTGGATCCTCTTCAGCGGCACGCTCGTGAACCGCTTCGGTCACTTCGTGATCCCGTTCCTGGCCATCTACCTCCGTCAGCAGGGGCACAATGCCGGCACCACCGGCCTCGTGATGGCGGCCTATGGAGCGGGCGCCTTGGTTGCCGGCGCCATCGGCGGCTATCTGGCCGACCGCATCGGCCGGAAGCCGACCATGCTGATCTCGTGTGCGGGCGCGGCCATATTCATGCTGCTGCTGTCACAAGCCCATGGGGTCCCGGCGCTGGTGGGCACCACCTTCATGACCGGCCTTCTCACCGCCATGTATGGCCCGGCAGCAGGTGCCTTGATCGCCGACCTCGTGCCACCAGCGCTGCGGGTGCGTGCCTTCTCCTGCCAACGGCTGGCGATCAATTTCGGCTTCGCCGCCGGCATGGCCACCGCAGGCTTCATGGCCAAGCAATCGTTCATGGCGCTCTTCATCGCGGACGCCGCCACCACCATCATCCTCGGTCTCACCGTGCTCTTCGGCTTGAAGCCACGGCCCGCCAGCGCTGCCGCCGCCAAGCTCGGCTGGAGCCACGCTCTCCAGCACATGAAGGGCAATGTCCCCTTCCAACTGGCCACCATCGCCAGCCTGCTGATCGGCATCGTCTTCTGGCAAATGAGCAGCAGCTATGGCCTCCAAGCCACCGAAGGCGCAGGCCTCGACGAGCGCGCCTACGGCCTACTGATGGCGCTGAATGGCATCCTCATCGTCTTCCTCGAGCTGCCCCTGACCAGCTTCACACGGCGCTTCGCACCGGTCCGCATCATGGCCACCGGCTATGCGATCATCGGCCTCGGCATGGGCATGAATGCCCTCGGTGCCAGCCTCCCGCTGCTGGTCTCGAGCATGATCATCTTCACCCTCGGTGAAATGATCGCCCTGCCCGTGGGCAATAGCTACATCGCCGGCCTGGCCCCGGATGAAATGCGCGGCCGCTATCAGGGCGTCAGCTCCATCAGCTGGAGCAGCGCCACCATGATCGGCCCGTCGCTCGGCATCACCCTGTGGCAATTCAGTCCCGCCATCCTGTGGGTAGGCGTTCTGGTGGCATCCACCGTCGCCGCCTTCCTCATGCTCGCCACCCGCCGCTACGTGCCGGAGGGATGA
- a CDS encoding TspO/MBR family protein, translating to MPLWLKIVLCILAAEILGGLGGFITASSIGSWYAALERPPGTPPNAIFGPVWTVLYAMMGIAFALIWHRAPSDSAKRRALTAFFVQLALNLAWTPVFFGAHQLAAALVIIVLLIIAIMVTIARFRRLDRLAAALLVPYLLWVCYATYLNAGFMILNR from the coding sequence ATGCCCCTCTGGCTCAAGATCGTCCTCTGCATCCTCGCCGCCGAAATCCTCGGCGGTCTCGGCGGCTTCATCACCGCCTCCTCCATCGGCTCATGGTATGCCGCCCTCGAACGCCCGCCCGGCACACCACCGAATGCCATCTTCGGCCCCGTCTGGACCGTCCTCTACGCGATGATGGGCATCGCCTTCGCCCTCATCTGGCATCGCGCACCTTCCGACTCCGCCAAGCGCCGCGCGCTCACCGCCTTTTTCGTCCAGCTCGCCCTCAATCTCGCTTGGACGCCCGTCTTCTTCGGTGCCCATCAACTCGCCGCCGCACTCGTGATCATCGTGCTGCTCATCATCGCCATCATGGTCACCATCGCCCGCTTCCGCCGTCTCGACCGCCTCGCGGCGGCTCTTCTCGTTCCCTATCTCCTCTGGGTCTGCTATGCCACCTACCTCAATGCAGGGTTCATGATCTTGAATCGATAA
- a CDS encoding HNH endonuclease: MLLNVYHKLTFGQLHARQPVIVDLAKKLDRGANSVAMKLCNLASLDPALQLRGIRGLPGASALDRSVWTEFHADLNETAPASEEALRKLFKAGATADLEVLPKVGIRTRKHPNLESTEILATVKQRRGQEYFRDAVLNNFGGRCGVTGLALRELLTASHILPWSSHPEERLNVQNGLSLSRLHDAAFDRGLIAFDDSLRLLLSPRLKAELDQRSAAENFGAYAGKPLQIPDDAALPEASFLARHRTDIFRKN; the protein is encoded by the coding sequence GTGCTGCTGAACGTCTATCACAAGCTCACGTTTGGCCAACTGCACGCACGCCAACCGGTGATCGTCGATCTCGCCAAAAAGCTGGATCGCGGCGCGAACAGCGTGGCCATGAAGCTCTGCAATCTTGCATCGCTCGATCCCGCCCTTCAACTGCGCGGAATTCGCGGCCTTCCCGGTGCCAGTGCTCTCGATCGCTCAGTGTGGACCGAATTCCATGCCGATCTGAACGAAACGGCGCCTGCCAGCGAAGAAGCATTGCGGAAGCTCTTCAAAGCAGGAGCCACAGCCGACCTCGAAGTCCTGCCCAAGGTGGGAATTCGCACACGCAAGCACCCGAATCTCGAATCGACGGAGATCTTAGCGACCGTGAAGCAGCGCCGCGGACAAGAGTATTTCCGGGACGCTGTTCTGAACAATTTCGGAGGGCGGTGCGGTGTGACCGGGCTGGCACTCCGAGAGTTGCTGACCGCCTCCCATATCCTGCCATGGTCTTCTCATCCCGAGGAGCGCTTGAACGTCCAAAACGGCCTCTCCCTCTCCCGCTTGCATGATGCCGCATTCGATCGAGGCCTGATCGCTTTCGATGACAGTTTGCGTCTCTTGCTGTCCCCGCGACTCAAAGCGGAACTCGATCAACGCTCGGCCGCGGAAAACTTCGGAGCCTATGCGGGCAAGCCACTCCAGATCCCAGACGATGCCGCGCTTCCGGAAGCATCTTTTCTCGCCCGACATCGGACAGACATCTTTCGGAAGAACTGA
- a CDS encoding serine hydrolase domain-containing protein, which translates to MKTRRHFRVWTSLLLASAFPIIAIAAPEAPLASPEVAAAMQPYFDSHKLAGVIGIVANRDGTVVSENLIGHADVEAGKPMSEDNVFWIASMTKMFTGASIMMLVDEGKVSLDDPVTKFLPHLDRWQVIAENDKKHTLLKPVARPVTIRHLLSHTSGLAPHPELQQITGADSVPLAVRATASVTGPLQSQPGEKYAYGNQGMNIAARIIELVSGMPYENFLQQRIFDPLGMTETTFWPSDAQIARLANTYGPNADKTGYTKGSVSYLHQPFSDRVHRFPEAGGGLFSTAHDILRWGMLLANNGELDGKRYLSPAAMDELRKEQTGTTKVNYSLGYHLRNGMFGHDGAYGTDLSVHPGTGMIALFLVQCSSGDQWEARDNFLKAAAETFEKSKQGH; encoded by the coding sequence ATGAAAACTCGCCGGCATTTCCGCGTTTGGACCTCTCTGCTGCTAGCCTCGGCCTTTCCCATCATCGCCATCGCCGCGCCTGAAGCCCCTCTCGCCAGCCCGGAAGTCGCCGCGGCGATGCAGCCCTACTTCGACAGCCACAAGCTCGCCGGCGTCATCGGCATCGTCGCAAACCGAGATGGCACCGTCGTCTCCGAAAACCTCATCGGCCACGCCGATGTCGAAGCCGGAAAACCGATGAGCGAGGACAATGTCTTCTGGATCGCCTCGATGACCAAGATGTTCACCGGCGCCTCCATCATGATGCTCGTGGACGAGGGTAAGGTGAGCCTCGACGACCCGGTGACGAAGTTCCTTCCCCATCTCGACCGCTGGCAGGTCATCGCGGAAAACGACAAGAAGCACACCCTGCTCAAGCCCGTCGCCCGCCCGGTCACCATCCGTCACCTGCTCAGTCACACCAGCGGCCTCGCCCCGCACCCCGAACTGCAACAGATCACCGGCGCCGATAGCGTGCCGCTCGCCGTCCGCGCCACCGCCTCCGTCACCGGCCCGCTCCAATCGCAGCCCGGCGAAAAGTATGCCTATGGCAACCAGGGCATGAATATCGCCGCGCGCATCATCGAGCTCGTCAGCGGCATGCCTTACGAAAACTTCCTCCAGCAGCGCATCTTCGATCCGCTCGGCATGACCGAGACCACCTTCTGGCCCAGCGATGCACAGATCGCCCGGCTCGCCAATACCTACGGCCCGAACGCAGACAAGACCGGCTACACCAAGGGCAGCGTCAGCTACCTCCACCAGCCCTTCAGCGACCGTGTCCACCGCTTCCCCGAAGCCGGCGGTGGCCTCTTCTCCACTGCCCACGATATCCTGCGCTGGGGCATGCTGCTCGCAAACAATGGCGAACTCGATGGCAAACGCTACCTCTCCCCCGCCGCGATGGACGAACTCCGCAAGGAACAAACCGGCACCACCAAGGTGAACTACAGCCTCGGCTATCACCTGCGGAATGGCATGTTCGGCCACGATGGTGCCTACGGCACCGACCTCTCCGTCCACCCCGGCACCGGCATGATCGCCCTCTTCCTGGTGCAATGCTCCAGCGGTGACCAATGGGAAGCGCGCGACAATTTCCTAAAGGCGGCCGCGGAGACCTTCGAGAAATCAAAGCAGGGCCACTGA
- a CDS encoding zinc-dependent metalloprotease family protein — MNTPVPLRWMRFTPIAFALLLSLCPLAAQVVVSSPVTVTHRVQIQPIRVKKTNGTAATTFGTGTTETYIKDQINRVWAQVGVEITWLPLADYTNNFAYDGSPTSYASTARPTAHLSQIVDAAGVPPKSGNAIVVNLFFVEIVPGFAQTNDNTSNGLAFIDSNGITLHVGTNLLTWQAGRDVVAAVAAHEIGHNLGLSHAANNTDNLMSPGGTSQRLTSAQKTTVFTNNSGTDSYEFLQQVVQSSQYQQWAATNGVIGGPEDDQDHDGITNVIEFMLGLNPTTSSKMPVPVPGANGLTWTLTKNANALADGLVYQVESGNGEAWLPAGANGSGTTVVQDNASALIVRLNSGGGRRFMRMNVGVPASLTAGSAAAAFYAPGEPGERVVSDCGDAGCEIHAAVPP; from the coding sequence GTGAACACTCCGGTCCCACTCCGGTGGATGCGCTTCACCCCCATCGCTTTCGCCCTCCTCCTGTCCCTCTGTCCGCTGGCAGCCCAAGTGGTTGTCTCCTCTCCCGTGACGGTCACCCATCGCGTGCAGATCCAACCGATCCGCGTGAAGAAGACCAACGGGACGGCTGCGACCACCTTCGGGACGGGCACGACGGAGACCTACATCAAGGATCAGATCAATCGTGTGTGGGCGCAGGTCGGCGTGGAGATCACGTGGCTGCCGCTGGCGGACTACACGAACAACTTCGCCTACGACGGCTCACCGACGAGCTATGCCTCGACCGCCCGGCCCACGGCGCATTTGTCGCAGATCGTGGATGCCGCGGGAGTGCCACCGAAGAGCGGGAATGCGATCGTGGTGAACTTGTTCTTCGTGGAGATCGTGCCGGGTTTCGCGCAGACGAACGACAATACCTCGAACGGCCTCGCCTTCATCGACTCGAATGGGATCACGCTGCACGTGGGGACGAATCTCCTGACCTGGCAGGCCGGGCGGGATGTGGTCGCTGCTGTGGCCGCGCATGAGATCGGGCACAATCTGGGCCTGTCGCACGCGGCGAATAATACCGACAACCTGATGAGCCCGGGAGGCACCTCGCAGCGGCTGACCAGTGCGCAGAAGACGACGGTTTTCACGAACAACTCCGGCACGGATAGCTATGAGTTTCTGCAGCAGGTGGTGCAAAGCAGCCAGTATCAGCAGTGGGCTGCCACCAATGGCGTGATTGGCGGGCCGGAGGATGACCAGGATCATGACGGCATCACCAATGTGATCGAATTCATGCTGGGGCTGAATCCCACCACATCGAGCAAGATGCCGGTGCCAGTGCCAGGAGCCAATGGTCTCACGTGGACCCTGACGAAGAATGCCAACGCGCTGGCCGATGGGCTGGTCTATCAGGTGGAAAGCGGCAATGGCGAGGCGTGGCTGCCCGCTGGTGCGAATGGCAGCGGAACCACCGTGGTGCAGGACAATGCAAGCGCGCTGATAGTGCGGCTGAATTCGGGAGGCGGCCGGCGCTTCATGCGGATGAATGTGGGCGTGCCTGCGTCGCTCACCGCGGGTTCAGCAGCGGCTGCGTTTTATGCGCCCGGGGAGCCGGGCGAGCGGGTGGTGTCGGATTGCGGCGATGCGGGCTGCGAGATTCATGCGGCGGTCCCTCCGTAG
- the lepB gene encoding signal peptidase I, translating to MKLRSLPVPVRLFLKRQWTEWRSTVLFVVFVLTPVKSSFADMNWVPTGSMNPTILEGDLVYVDKLAYDLRVPLTYQRIARWKEPAKGDIVVLFSPKDDTRLVKRVVGTPGDVVELRNRRLFLNGKPMDYDSLPAAESAGLNPALASRSVMAEEDLAGAEHAVMAIPGFQGAPTSFGPVTVPAGHYFLMGDNRDNSADSRDFGMVERKRIVGKATTVLASFDILDKYQPRGSRFGKHLR from the coding sequence ATGAAACTCCGTTCTCTTCCCGTTCCCGTCCGTTTGTTCCTGAAGCGCCAATGGACGGAATGGCGGTCGACGGTGTTGTTTGTCGTGTTCGTCCTGACGCCGGTGAAGTCGAGTTTCGCGGACATGAACTGGGTGCCGACGGGGTCGATGAATCCGACGATCCTAGAAGGGGATCTGGTGTATGTGGACAAGCTGGCTTACGACTTGCGGGTGCCGCTGACTTACCAGCGGATTGCGCGGTGGAAGGAGCCAGCGAAGGGGGACATCGTGGTGTTGTTTTCGCCGAAGGATGACACGCGGTTGGTGAAGCGGGTGGTGGGCACGCCGGGGGATGTGGTGGAGTTGCGGAACCGCAGGCTATTCCTCAATGGCAAGCCGATGGACTATGATTCCTTACCGGCAGCGGAATCGGCGGGGCTGAATCCGGCGCTGGCTTCGCGGTCCGTGATGGCGGAGGAGGATCTGGCCGGGGCGGAGCATGCGGTGATGGCGATTCCCGGGTTTCAGGGAGCGCCGACCAGCTTCGGCCCGGTGACGGTGCCTGCGGGGCACTATTTCCTGATGGGAGATAACCGCGACAACAGCGCGGACTCGCGCGACTTCGGGATGGTCGAGCGCAAGCGGATCGTGGGCAAGGCGACGACGGTGCTCGCGTCATTCGATATCCTCGACAAGTATCAGCCGCGCGGGTCGAGGTTTGGGAAGCACTTGCGATAG
- a CDS encoding GNAT family N-acetyltransferase, whose product MHTLLRPYQPPASDEVVAFFTKVFGELDRDFDLISKERDLADIPAAYQHSGGEFWMLRDGEDGLVTGTIALRRLDEECAELKRFYLLAAWHGRGLGRRLLETAIGHAREQGFARIRLDTTTKSTAAIRLFEANGFIPIERYNDDSFAERFYELDLGHRQASGSHSPNYIVRRLNPGEADLYRAVRLESLRESPEAFATSYESALQRDEGSWQAQADASASGSDRATFVVLADRPIGLGAIYRNLDQPQEGELIQVWVSPESRGSQVAADLMDALFQWAASNGFGTIRAEVTPDNPRALRFYEKHGFVRTKSHPSSDGTNDLLTRKVGRDSP is encoded by the coding sequence ATGCACACACTCCTCAGACCCTACCAACCCCCGGCAAGTGATGAGGTGGTCGCCTTCTTCACGAAGGTCTTCGGCGAGCTGGACCGGGACTTTGACCTGATTTCAAAAGAGCGGGATCTAGCGGACATCCCCGCGGCGTATCAACACTCCGGCGGTGAGTTCTGGATGCTCAGGGACGGCGAGGATGGGCTGGTGACTGGAACGATCGCGTTGCGGCGACTGGATGAGGAGTGCGCGGAGCTGAAGCGCTTCTACCTGCTGGCTGCATGGCATGGCCGAGGACTCGGGAGGAGATTGTTAGAGACCGCCATCGGACATGCCCGCGAGCAGGGGTTCGCGAGGATTCGCTTGGACACGACCACAAAGTCCACGGCGGCGATCCGTCTTTTCGAGGCCAATGGCTTTATCCCCATCGAACGATACAACGACGATTCCTTCGCTGAGCGATTCTACGAGCTGGATCTTGGCCACCGGCAGGCATCCGGCAGCCACTCGCCCAACTACATCGTCCGGCGGTTGAATCCCGGCGAAGCCGATCTCTATCGAGCAGTCCGGCTGGAATCACTGCGCGAGTCCCCGGAGGCGTTTGCCACGAGCTACGAATCCGCCTTGCAGAGAGATGAGGGCAGTTGGCAAGCTCAAGCTGACGCGTCGGCATCCGGAAGCGATCGGGCGACGTTTGTGGTTCTCGCCGACCGGCCGATCGGTCTGGGGGCCATCTATCGAAACCTTGATCAGCCGCAGGAGGGAGAACTGATCCAAGTGTGGGTTTCCCCCGAAAGCCGCGGTAGCCAAGTGGCGGCTGATCTCATGGATGCGCTCTTCCAATGGGCGGCCTCAAATGGTTTCGGAACGATTCGAGCAGAAGTCACCCCTGACAATCCACGGGCGCTGCGGTTCTACGAGAAGCACGGGTTTGTCAGGACGAAGTCACATCCCTCCTCGGACGGAACCAATGACCTCCTCACGAGAAAAGTCGGCCGAGATTCTCCATGA